The stretch of DNA GGCGCTTCTGGAGTGACCGGCGCTTTTTCAAGTAGGATTTGAGTTCGCGGGCCGCCTCGCGGATGGCGAGTTCGATTTCGTCGTGAATCTCCGGGACGTTCGCGAGCGCGTCTTTCGACTCGCTCGTAAACGGCACGTTGGTCGAAGCGACGTGCACCATGATGACGGCGGGCCCTTTCGGCAGGCCGCTGCCACCGGGTTGGTCTAAGCCGTAATTGCGCCAGCCAATGGACTTGGTGACTTCCGTGATGGTACACGCCCCCTGTTGGTAGACGAGCGGGACGCGGTTTGCGAAACGGAGCAGTTCGACGGTCCCCTCTGCGGGCAGGTCGCCGCCGTAGGCGATACCGGCTTCTACGATGAACGGGTCGCCGCCGTGGACATCGGCGTCGCGGGTCGCAGCCGAGTAGAAGTCCGCGTCGAACTCCTTTTTCAGCCCGGCGAGCAGCAGGTCGTCTGTAATCGGTGAGAGACACGTCGTTGGCGGCGCCATGATGTCGGCTTCGCGCATCCCTTCGAGCAGTTCACTTGCCGTGTCGCGGTTTCCGGCGACTTCCTTGACCGGCGGGAGGTCCTCAGTGACCGTCTTCATGATGCGCCAGAGTGCGTCTACGATGTTGTTTCGCGCCGTCTCTCCGACGGTCGTGTCTTCGCGTTTTTGGGTCTGTTCTGCGGCGCGATCGACGAACGACCGGAGGGTTTTGAGCGTCGCACGGTCGCGTTCGTTCTCACCGCCGAATTTGTTCGCAATACGCTCTGAAAGGCTGTAAACGACGGCGTCGTCCTTGCGGCTGGTCGTCGCCTCGTCCACGAGCGAGTAGATGTCCGAAACACGGTTCGCGGTGAGAACCTCCCATGCCGCCGCAACCGCGTTCTTGCGGACGGTTTTGCCGAACGTCGGGTCGAACGAGTCCTCAGTTTCGTCTGCCACGTCTGCGACGACACGTTCGAGGTTGGTGTAAGAGACGCGCTCCATCCCGGCGATTCGAGAGGCAACCGTCTCTGCGAAGGATTCGGTTGGTTTCTCGCCCTTGTTGACGACGGCTTCTGCGATGGCCGCTTCGAGCGTCGTGACTTCTGGATTCTCTTCTGTGCCAAGTTGCACTTCCTCAGTCGCACCCGGCGGCGTCCACGCCATCTCGCGGCCGAAGTGGCGGTCGCGGAAGTTTTCTAAGATGCTTTCTGCCGTTTTCTTCCCGACGCGAGTGAACTCCTCTTGGAGGAATCCGGAGACGGAGTGCGACGCCGTCCCATCGAGCATCTTGAGCAGCGTCCCGAGTTCGACGCCATGTGGGTGAGGCCGAATCTCTTCGGTCTCTGCGGGGAGTTGGTCGGTCGCGCGCTCGAACTTGAACGTCTCCTCCGGTTCGCGCATCTCGATGCGGGCGTGGGGGTTCACGACCGCGGTGTGTTTGATGTAGCTGTGGAGGTTCGCTCGAGCACGCATGTTGGCTTCCATCTCCAACTCGATGCGCGTGCCGTGTGGGCGGTCCCACGTCGTTTCGCGTTCGGCCTGAATCTCCGGTTCGTTCGTGTCGGTGTCGATGATGAGTTCGAAGTATTTTGCTTCGGCACTGCCTTTCGTCCGACTCGTGATTTTCGCGGGTTTCCCGGAGGTGAGCTGTGAGTAAAGGACGGCCGCAGAGATACCGATACCCTGCTGCCCACGGGACTGTTCGCGCTTGTGGAAGCGCGACCCGTAGAGCAGTTTCCCGAACACCTTCGGGATTTGCTCGCCCGTAATGCCAGGCCCGTTGTCCTCGATGATGAGACGATAGTAGTCTCCCACCTCGGCGATTTCTACGTAGATGTCGGGAAGGAGTCCGGCCTCCTCGGTGGCGTCGAGGGCGTTGTCGACAGCCTCCTTTACAGCAGTGACCAGTCCGCGGGCACCGCTGTCGAATCCGAGCATATGCTTGTTCTTCTCGAAGAACTCAGCGATGGAGATCTCGCGCTGGCTTTGAGCCAGCTCTTCTGCGATCCCCTCGCCCTCGCCGAGTGTCGATTGGAACGAGGTCATTGAGTGGTAGATTAACGTGGGGGCATTAAAACGCCCGCGGTAGTAGAGTGAAAGTGAACGTCGTGTCTGAACTGGTACACGTTTTGGGCCTGTCGCTCATTCAGTTCGACTCCCCGTAGAGAGCACCGCCGTCTCAGGCCGTCTCCACCGGGATTAATTCCCTGACAGATTGCGTGCGAAATCGGAGGACGAAACTTACTTTCGCGCCCGCGCGTGCGAGGGGTTTATGACCCCTGCAACCCAAGCGAGAAACAGATTCTAATGTCCGATGAAGGCGAGTATGGCGCTGGCCAGATTCAAGTCCTCGAAGGGCTCGAAGCCGTTCAAAAACGGCCAGCGATGTACATCGGTTCGACAGATGCCCGTGGGTTACACCACCTGGTCTATGAAGTCGTGGATAACTCCATCGACGAAGCGTTGGCCGGGTACTGTGACACCATCGAAGTCACCATCCACGAAGACAACTCGGTGAGCGTCTCAGACGACGGGCGCGGGATTCCGGTCGACACGCACGCGGAGTACGACCGCCCGGCGCTCGAAGTCATCATGACGGTGCTCCACGCGGGTGGGAAGTTCGACAACAAATCCTACCAGGTGTCCGGTGGCCTCCACGGCGTCGGCGTGAGCGTTGTCAACGCGCTCTCACAAGTCCTCGAAGTCGAGGTCAAACGCGACGGCGCGGTCTGGAACCAGCGCTACGAGCGCGGCAAGCCCGTCACTGACCTCGAACGAGTTCGTGAGATGAACCCTGATGAGGAGACGGGAACGACCATCCACTTCTGGCCGGACACCGAGATTTTCGAGACGGGCGAGTACAACTACTCGACGCTCGAAAACCGGCTTCGTGAGCTCGCGTTCCTCAACTCCGGGGTCACGATTACGCTCACAGACGAGCGAAAAGACGGCCGCTCTGAGACGTTCATGTTCGAAGGCGGCATCCGCGAGTTCGTCGAGTTCTTAAACGAGACGAAAACCAACCTCCACAACGACGTCATCTACTACGCCGACGAACAGGACGGCATCCACGTCGAAATCGCCGTCCAAGGCACGGAGGAACTCCAGGAGTCCATCCACGCCTTTGCCAACAACATCAACACCCGCGAGGGCGGTACCCACCTCACTGGCTTTAAAACCGCCCTCACGCGCGTCGTCAACGACTACGCGACGAAAAACAACCTCATCTCCGACCTCGACAACAATCTGAAAGGCAGTGACATCCGTGAGGGTATCACCGCCGTCATCAGCGTCAAACACCCCGACCCGCAGTTCGAGGGGCAGACGAAGACGAAACTCGGCAACAGCGAGGTTCGTGGCATCGTCGAAAGCATCACGCACACGCAACTGTCCACGTTCTTCGAGGAGAATCCGGACACGGCACAGGCCATCGTCATGAAGGCCGTCGAAGCCGCGAAAGCCCGGATGGCCGCCAAAAAGGCAGAGGAACTCACCCGCCGCAAGAACGCACTCGGCTCAGGGTCGCTGCCAGGCAAACTCGCTGACTGCCAGACACGCGACCCAAAGAAGTCAGAGCTGTTCGTGGTGGAGGGTGACTCCGCCGGTGGCTCTGCAAAGCAGGGACGCAACCCCGAGTTCCAGGCCATCCTCCCCCTCCGTGGGAAGATTATCAACGTCGAGAAACACCGCTTAGACCGCATCCTTGAGAACAACGAGATTCGCGCGCTGATTACCGCCATCGGGACGGGAATCGGTGACGAGTTCGACATCGAGGACGCACGCTACCACAAAATCGTCATGATGACGGACGCAGACGTGGACGGCGCGCACATTCGGACGCTCTTGCTCACCTTCCTCTACCGACACATGCGACCGTTGCTCGAAGCAGGCTATGTGTACGCCGCCCAGCCGCCACTCTATCGCATCCGGTATAAGGGCGAGACGTACGACGTGATGACTGAAGCAGAACGCGAGAAGGTCGTAGAAGAGAAATGCAACGGGAAAGCCGAGAACGTCCAGCGGTTCAAGGGCCTCGGTGAGATGAACCCCGAACAGCTCTGGCAGACGACGATGAACCCGGAGAACCGCATCTTAAAACGCATCACCATTGAAGACGCTGCCGCCGCAGACCGGATGTTCTCCGTGCTGATGGGCGACTCCGTCGGGCCGCGAAAGAAGTTCATCCAAGACCACGCGAAGAACGCCGAATGGGTTGATATCTAAATGAGTTCTGACGTACCTTCTGACGAGCCTGCAGACATTCACTCGACCGTCCTCATCGAGGACGAGATGGAACAGTCCTACATCGACTACGCGATGAGCGTCATCGTCGGTCGTGCCCTCCCCTCGGTCGAAGACGGCCTGAAACCCGTCCACCGCCGGATTCTGTACGCGATGCACGAGATGGGGCTGTCGAGTGGGTCTAGCCACCGGAAAGCGTCGAGTATCGTCGGGCAGACGATGGGTAACTATCACCCACACGGCGACAGCGCCATCTACGACGCGCTCGCCCGGATGGCCCAAGACTTCTCGCTTCGCTATCCGCTCATCGACGGGCAGGGGAACTTCGGCTCGATAGACGGCGACCCACCGGCCGCGATGCGGTATACGGAAGCGCGGATGAGTTCCATCGCGGAGGAACTCCTTTCTGACATCGAGAAGGACACGGTTGACTTCTCGGGCAACTACGACGACCGCTTGCAGGAACCGGACGTGCTTCCGTCTGCGATTCCGAACCTCCTGCTCAACGGTTCGTCGGGGATTGCTGTGGGGATGTCGACGAACATTCCACCCCACAATCTGGGCGAGGTCATCGACGCAACCGTCGAACTCATCGACAACCCCGAATCGTCTATCCAGGACTTGATGGAGTACGTCGAAGGGCCGGACTTCCCGACCGGCGCAAACATCGTCGGCCGCCAAGGCATCTACAACGCCTACACCACCGGCCGCGGTCGGCTGCGTGTCCGTGCAGAGTTCGAGGTCGAAGAG from Haladaptatus sp. ZSTT2 encodes:
- the gyrB gene encoding DNA topoisomerase (ATP-hydrolyzing) subunit B; protein product: MSDEGEYGAGQIQVLEGLEAVQKRPAMYIGSTDARGLHHLVYEVVDNSIDEALAGYCDTIEVTIHEDNSVSVSDDGRGIPVDTHAEYDRPALEVIMTVLHAGGKFDNKSYQVSGGLHGVGVSVVNALSQVLEVEVKRDGAVWNQRYERGKPVTDLERVREMNPDEETGTTIHFWPDTEIFETGEYNYSTLENRLRELAFLNSGVTITLTDERKDGRSETFMFEGGIREFVEFLNETKTNLHNDVIYYADEQDGIHVEIAVQGTEELQESIHAFANNINTREGGTHLTGFKTALTRVVNDYATKNNLISDLDNNLKGSDIREGITAVISVKHPDPQFEGQTKTKLGNSEVRGIVESITHTQLSTFFEENPDTAQAIVMKAVEAAKARMAAKKAEELTRRKNALGSGSLPGKLADCQTRDPKKSELFVVEGDSAGGSAKQGRNPEFQAILPLRGKIINVEKHRLDRILENNEIRALITAIGTGIGDEFDIEDARYHKIVMMTDADVDGAHIRTLLLTFLYRHMRPLLEAGYVYAAQPPLYRIRYKGETYDVMTEAEREKVVEEKCNGKAENVQRFKGLGEMNPEQLWQTTMNPENRILKRITIEDAAAADRMFSVLMGDSVGPRKKFIQDHAKNAEWVDI
- a CDS encoding DNA topoisomerase VI subunit B, whose amino-acid sequence is MTSFQSTLGEGEGIAEELAQSQREISIAEFFEKNKHMLGFDSGARGLVTAVKEAVDNALDATEEAGLLPDIYVEIAEVGDYYRLIIEDNGPGITGEQIPKVFGKLLYGSRFHKREQSRGQQGIGISAAVLYSQLTSGKPAKITSRTKGSAEAKYFELIIDTDTNEPEIQAERETTWDRPHGTRIELEMEANMRARANLHSYIKHTAVVNPHARIEMREPEETFKFERATDQLPAETEEIRPHPHGVELGTLLKMLDGTASHSVSGFLQEEFTRVGKKTAESILENFRDRHFGREMAWTPPGATEEVQLGTEENPEVTTLEAAIAEAVVNKGEKPTESFAETVASRIAGMERVSYTNLERVVADVADETEDSFDPTFGKTVRKNAVAAAWEVLTANRVSDIYSLVDEATTSRKDDAVVYSLSERIANKFGGENERDRATLKTLRSFVDRAAEQTQKREDTTVGETARNNIVDALWRIMKTVTEDLPPVKEVAGNRDTASELLEGMREADIMAPPTTCLSPITDDLLLAGLKKEFDADFYSAATRDADVHGGDPFIVEAGIAYGGDLPAEGTVELLRFANRVPLVYQQGACTITEVTKSIGWRNYGLDQPGGSGLPKGPAVIMVHVASTNVPFTSESKDALANVPEIHDEIELAIREAARELKSYLKKRRSLQKRQRKQDVLASILPKMATKLSEVTKRPPLVIDDSMARIMNNVLVERNVEDGTVEVVVENHSNVNASLEITDIVTAEPQSVSKGATVVEMDGEWFIKWAADVSAGDDAVLKYKVADEDASFDLSVSGVENERLTVNA